CGGGTCACCTACTGGGAGCCGGAAAAGTGGGTGGCCAAGCTGCGGCAGTTCTCGACAGCCGGCGCCCCGATCCTGCTCAAGATCAACATGGACGCCGGCCATGGCGGGGCCTCGGGACGGTTCGACTTCCTCAAGGAGATCGCGCTCGACTATGCCTTCGCCATCTGGGCTGTGGACAGGGGTTGGGAATGATCGTCAGGCCGTCGCAGGCAAGGGATGCGCAGGCCCTGGCGGCCATCTACGGCCACGACGTGCTGCACGGCTTCGGCACCTTCGAGGAGGTCCCGCCGAGCCCTGAGGAGATGGCCCAGCGCCGTCTGGCCATCGTCGAGCGGGGCCTGCCGCACGTGGTGGCGGAGGCCGACGGCAAGGTGCTGGGCTTCGCCTATGCCGGCCTGTTCCGGCCCCGCGCCGCCTACCGGTTCACCGTCGAGGACAGCGTCTATGTCGCTCCCGAGGCCCACGGCCAGGGCATCGGCAAGGCCATGCTCACGCAGGTGCTGGCGGCCTGCGAGGCGCTGGGGCTGCGGCAGGTGATGGCGGTGATCGGCGACAGCGGCAACGCCGGGTCCATCGGCCTGCACACCTCGCTGGGCTTCCGGCACGCCGGGGTCTGCCAGAGCGTCGGGTTCAAGCACGGGCGCTGGGTCGACACCGTCTGGATGCAGAAGCCGCTGAACGGCGGCGACACGACCCCGCCTGCCGCCGACGGACTGACCCTCACCGGGCACTGACCAACACATGTCGGCCGTCGCGGAGGGAGGATAAGGGCTTCTTGAGATCGCAGCGCTGGCCCTGCTGGCCGCCCAGGCCCACGCGCAAGGTCCGCACGCCGGCCACGACATGGGCGGCGTGAGCGGCCAACATTCGCCGACAAGTGACGGCCAGGGCCCCACGGGTCCCCATGCGGGCCACGAGATGGGCGCCGCCGCCGCCGCCCGATCACGGTGACAGCGCGTGGCATCGAGGCAACGGCTCAGGACCAGCCGGATATGCCCGAGGCATGAACGAGATTGCGACGCATTCCTATTTAGGTTAGGGCAGCGTCCCATTCATGCTGGTTGATCCAAGGTAAATTCGTGAAAAAGCTGTTGCTCGCCACCGTCGCCCTTGCGGCTCTTCCGACCGCGACATTTGCGTCTGAAGCGGACGGCCACGAGGTCAGCGCGATCATCGTCACCGGCAAGGCGATCGGCTACAAGGCGGTCAACTCGGTCACGGCGACAAAGACCAATACCCCCTTGCTGGACGTTCCGCAGTCGATCTCGGTGGTGACGCGCGAACGGCTTGACGATCAGGCGCAGCGCAGCATGGCCGATGTCCTGCGGTATGTGCCGGGCACAACCGTGGGCCAGGGCGAAGGCAACCGCGACCAGATCACCTTGCGGGGCCAGAACACCTCCGCCGACTTCTTCCTCGATGGTGTGCGCGATGACGTGCAGTACTACCGCAGCCTCTACAACATCGAGCGGGTGGAAATCCTGAAAGGCCCCTTCGCGCTGATTTTCGGGCGCGGCGGCAGCGGCGGCATCATCAACCGCGTGCAGAAAACGCCGACCGCCGATGGGCTTGCGGTCCGCGGTAGCGTCAGCGCCAACACCTTCGGCGCGTGGGACTTGGCCGCCGACATCAACGCCCCGATCAGCGACAATGCCGCCTTCCGACTGAATGCGACCTACGAAAGCCTGGACAATCACCGCGATTTCTTCGGCGGCGAGCGCTATGCGATCAACCCCTATCTGGCGGTCGATATGGGGCCCTGGAAGCTTGGCCTGTCCTATGAATATGTGAACGATGATCGTGTGACCGATCGCGGCGTGCCGTCGATCGCGACGCTTACGGGCCAGCCCAACCGGCCGATCACCGGCTATCGCGACACATTC
The sequence above is drawn from the Phenylobacterium glaciei genome and encodes:
- a CDS encoding GNAT family N-acetyltransferase — protein: MIVRPSQARDAQALAAIYGHDVLHGFGTFEEVPPSPEEMAQRRLAIVERGLPHVVAEADGKVLGFAYAGLFRPRAAYRFTVEDSVYVAPEAHGQGIGKAMLTQVLAACEALGLRQVMAVIGDSGNAGSIGLHTSLGFRHAGVCQSVGFKHGRWVDTVWMQKPLNGGDTTPPAADGLTLTGH